The Callithrix jacchus isolate 240 chromosome X, calJac240_pri, whole genome shotgun sequence genome contains a region encoding:
- the UBE2A gene encoding ubiquitin-conjugating enzyme E2 A, with translation MSTPARRRLMRDFKRLQEDPPAGVSGAPSENNIMVWNAVIFGPEGTPFEDGTFKLTIEFTEEYPNKPPTVRFVSKMFHPNVYADGSICLDILQNRWSPTYDVSSILTSIQSLLDEPNPNSPANSQAAQLYQENKREYEKRVSAIVEQSWRDC, from the exons ATGTCCACCCCGGCTCGCCGGCGCCTCATGCGGGACTTCAAGAG GTTACAGGAGGATCCTCCAGCCGGAGTCAGCGGGGCTCCGTCCGAGAACAACATAATGGTGTGGAACGCGGTTATTTTCGG GCCTGAAGGGACCCCATTTGAGGATG GAACATTTAAACTTACAATAGAATTCACTGAAGAATATCCAAATAAGCCACCTACAGTTAGATTTGTCTCTAAGATGTTCCATCCAAATG TCTATGCAGATGGTAGTATATGTCTGGATATACTTCAAAACCGTTGGAGTCCAACCTATGATGTGTCTTCGATTTTAACATCCATACAG TCTCTATTGGATGAACCCAATCCCAATAGTCCAGCAAACAGCCAGGCTGCTCAGCTGTACCAGGAGAACAAGCGGGAATATGAAAAGCGTGTTTCTGCAATAGTAGAACAAAGCTGGCGCGATTGTTGA
- the NKRF gene encoding NF-kappa-B-repressing factor isoform X1 — MAGGRLLLGGDFLSPPPLPPLPPPPLPPLPPPPPEPVLEQWRYSHESDWQWALRRSFICRHLHSYPGAALDQLLALSAAWTNHVFLGCRYSPRLMEKILQMAEGIDIGEMPSYDLMLPKSSKGQKRHLSTCDGQNPPKKQAGSKFHARPRFEPVHFVASSSKDERQEDPYGPQTKEINEQTHFASMPRDVYQDYTQDSFSIQDGNSQYCDSSGFIFTKDQPVTANMYFDSGNPAPSSTSQQANSQSTPEPSPSQTFPESVVAEKQYFIEKLTATIWKNLSNPEMTSGSDKINYTYMLTRCIQACKTNPEYIYAPLKEIPPADIPKNKKLLTDGYACEVRCQNIYLTTGYAGSKNGSRDRATELAVKLLQKRIEVRVVRRKFKHTFGEDLVVCQIGVPSYEFPPALKPPEDLVVLGKDASGQPIFNASAKHWTNFVITENANDAIGILNNSASFNKMSVEYKYEMMPNRTWRCRVFLQDHCLAEGYGTKKTSKHAAADEALKILQKTQPTYPSVKSSQCHTGSSPRGSGKKKDIKDLVVYENSSNPVCTLNDTAQFNRMTVEYVYERMTGLRWKCKVILESEVIAEAVGVKKTVKYEAAGEAVKTLKKTQPTVINNLKKGTVEDVISRNEIQGRSAEEAYKQQIREDNIGNQLLRKMGWTGGGLGKSGEGIREPISVKEQHKREGLGLDVERVNKIAKRDIEQIIRNYARSESHTDLTFSRELTNDERKQIHQIAQKYGLKSKSHGVGHDRYLVVGRKRRKEDLLDQLKQEGQVGHYELVMPQAN; from the exons ATGGCTGGAGGACGTCTGCTGTTGGGGGGCGACTTCCTGTCGCCGCCGCCGCTGCCCCCcctcccgccgccgccgctgccgccccTCCCGCCGCCCCCGCCCGAGCCAGTGCTGGAGCAGTGGCGCTATAGCCACGAAAGTGACTGGCAGTGGGCTCTGCGGCGCAGCTTCATCTGTCGGCACCTGCACAGCTATCCCGGGGCTGCCCTCGACCAGCTCCTCGCGCTCTCCGCCGCCTGGACCAACCACGtcttcctgggctgcag GTACAGCCCACGCTTGATGGAAAAAATTCTCCAAATGGCTGAAGGTATTGATATTGGGGAGATGCCTTCATATGATCTGATGCTGCCCAAGTCTTCCAAAGGTCAAAAACGCCACCTCTCAACATGTGATG GTCAAAATCCTCCTAAAAAGCAAGCCGGTTCCAAATTCCATGCGAGACCTCGTTTTGAGCCTGTACATTTTGTAGCTAGTAGTTCAAAAGATGAAAGACAGGAAGATCCTTATGGCCCTCAAACAAAAGagataaatgaacaaacacaTTTTGCCAGCATGCCAAGAGACGTCTACCAAGATTATACTCAAGACTCTTTCAGTATACAAGATGGGAATTCTCAGTATTGTGATTCATCAGGATTCATTTTCACAAAAGACCAGCCTGTAACAGCCAACATGTATTTTGACAGTGGGAACCCCGCCCCAAGCAGCACATCACAGCAGGCAAATTCTCAGTCAACTCCTGAGCCTTCACCATCACAGACATTTCCTGAGTCCGTGGTAGCCGAGaagcagtattttattgaaaaattaacAGCGACTATCTGGAAGAATCTTTCTAATCCAGAAATGACTTCTGGATCTGATAAAATTAATTACACATACATGTTAACTCGTTGTATTCAGGCATGTAAGACAAATCCTGAGTATATATATGCTCCTTTAAAGGAAATTCCTCCTGCCGAcatccccaaaaataaaaaacttctaaCTGATGGCTATGCTTGTGAAGTTAGATGCCAAAATATCTACTTAACTACAGGTTATGCTGGCAGCAAGAATGGGTCCAGGGATCGAGCTACTGAGCTAGCTGTAAAACTCTTGCAGAAACGTATTGAAGTTAGAGTTGTCCGGCGGAAATTCAAGCATACGTTTGGAGAGGACCTTGTGGTGTGTCAGATTGGCGTGCCCTCCTATGAATTTCCTCCAGCTTTGAAACCACCAGAGGACCTGGTGGTGCTGGGTAAAGATGCTTCCGGGCAGCCAATTTTTAATGCTTCCGCCAAACACTGGACCAATTTTGTCAttacagaaaatgcaaatgatGCAATTGGTATCCTTAACAATTCTGCCTCATTCAACAAGATGTCAGTTGAATACAAATATGAGATGATGCCAAATCGCACATGGCGTTGTCGAGTGTTTTTACAAGATCACTGCTTAGCTGAAGGTTATGGAACCAAGAAAACAAGTAAACATGCAGCTGCCGATGAGGCTttgaaaattcttcaaaaaacaCAGCCCACTTACCCATCTGTCAAAAGTTCACAGTGCCATACAGGCTCTTCACCCAGAGGAtctggaaagaagaaagatataAAGGATCTTGTGGTTTACGAGAATTCTTCCAATCCCGTATGCACGCTGAACGACACAGCTCAGTTTAACCGAATGACAGTTGAGTATGTCTATGAAAGGATGACAGGCCTCCGCTGGAAATGCAAAGTGATTCTAGAGAGCGAAGTAATTGCAGAAGCAGTTGGGGTGAAGAAAACTGTCAAATATGAAGCTGCCGGGGAAGCTGTGAAAACCCTCAAAAAGACCCAGCCAACTGTTATTAACAACTTGAAGAAAGGAACTGTTGAAGATGTGATTTCAAGAAATGAAATTCAGGGCCGCTCAGCAGAGGAGGCTTATAAACAGCAAATCAGAGAAGATAACATCGGAAATCAGCTGCTGAGAAAGATGGGTTGGACGGGTGGTGGTTTAGGTAAATCTGGTGAGGGCATACGGGAGCCTATCTCAGTCAAAGAGCAGCATAAGCGGGAGGGGCTTGGTCTGGATGTAGAGAGGGTGAATAAAATTGCCAAGAGAGATATTGAACAGATCATCAGAAACTATGCCCGCTCTGAGAGCCACACAGATTTGACTTTTTCTAGAGAGCTGACTAATGACGAACGGAAGCAAATACATCAGATTGCTCAGAAGTATGGTCTTAAGAGTAAGTCTCATGGGGTGGGCCATGATAGGTACCTGGTGGTAGGTAGAAAAAGACGGAAGGAAGATCTACTAGATCAGCTCAAACAGGAAGGCCAAGTGGGCCATTACGAGCTTGTTATGCCTCAGGCCAATTGA
- the NKRF gene encoding NF-kappa-B-repressing factor isoform X2 — MEKILQMAEGIDIGEMPSYDLMLPKSSKGQKRHLSTCDGQNPPKKQAGSKFHARPRFEPVHFVASSSKDERQEDPYGPQTKEINEQTHFASMPRDVYQDYTQDSFSIQDGNSQYCDSSGFIFTKDQPVTANMYFDSGNPAPSSTSQQANSQSTPEPSPSQTFPESVVAEKQYFIEKLTATIWKNLSNPEMTSGSDKINYTYMLTRCIQACKTNPEYIYAPLKEIPPADIPKNKKLLTDGYACEVRCQNIYLTTGYAGSKNGSRDRATELAVKLLQKRIEVRVVRRKFKHTFGEDLVVCQIGVPSYEFPPALKPPEDLVVLGKDASGQPIFNASAKHWTNFVITENANDAIGILNNSASFNKMSVEYKYEMMPNRTWRCRVFLQDHCLAEGYGTKKTSKHAAADEALKILQKTQPTYPSVKSSQCHTGSSPRGSGKKKDIKDLVVYENSSNPVCTLNDTAQFNRMTVEYVYERMTGLRWKCKVILESEVIAEAVGVKKTVKYEAAGEAVKTLKKTQPTVINNLKKGTVEDVISRNEIQGRSAEEAYKQQIREDNIGNQLLRKMGWTGGGLGKSGEGIREPISVKEQHKREGLGLDVERVNKIAKRDIEQIIRNYARSESHTDLTFSRELTNDERKQIHQIAQKYGLKSKSHGVGHDRYLVVGRKRRKEDLLDQLKQEGQVGHYELVMPQAN, encoded by the exons ATGGAAAAAATTCTCCAAATGGCTGAAGGTATTGATATTGGGGAGATGCCTTCATATGATCTGATGCTGCCCAAGTCTTCCAAAGGTCAAAAACGCCACCTCTCAACATGTGATG GTCAAAATCCTCCTAAAAAGCAAGCCGGTTCCAAATTCCATGCGAGACCTCGTTTTGAGCCTGTACATTTTGTAGCTAGTAGTTCAAAAGATGAAAGACAGGAAGATCCTTATGGCCCTCAAACAAAAGagataaatgaacaaacacaTTTTGCCAGCATGCCAAGAGACGTCTACCAAGATTATACTCAAGACTCTTTCAGTATACAAGATGGGAATTCTCAGTATTGTGATTCATCAGGATTCATTTTCACAAAAGACCAGCCTGTAACAGCCAACATGTATTTTGACAGTGGGAACCCCGCCCCAAGCAGCACATCACAGCAGGCAAATTCTCAGTCAACTCCTGAGCCTTCACCATCACAGACATTTCCTGAGTCCGTGGTAGCCGAGaagcagtattttattgaaaaattaacAGCGACTATCTGGAAGAATCTTTCTAATCCAGAAATGACTTCTGGATCTGATAAAATTAATTACACATACATGTTAACTCGTTGTATTCAGGCATGTAAGACAAATCCTGAGTATATATATGCTCCTTTAAAGGAAATTCCTCCTGCCGAcatccccaaaaataaaaaacttctaaCTGATGGCTATGCTTGTGAAGTTAGATGCCAAAATATCTACTTAACTACAGGTTATGCTGGCAGCAAGAATGGGTCCAGGGATCGAGCTACTGAGCTAGCTGTAAAACTCTTGCAGAAACGTATTGAAGTTAGAGTTGTCCGGCGGAAATTCAAGCATACGTTTGGAGAGGACCTTGTGGTGTGTCAGATTGGCGTGCCCTCCTATGAATTTCCTCCAGCTTTGAAACCACCAGAGGACCTGGTGGTGCTGGGTAAAGATGCTTCCGGGCAGCCAATTTTTAATGCTTCCGCCAAACACTGGACCAATTTTGTCAttacagaaaatgcaaatgatGCAATTGGTATCCTTAACAATTCTGCCTCATTCAACAAGATGTCAGTTGAATACAAATATGAGATGATGCCAAATCGCACATGGCGTTGTCGAGTGTTTTTACAAGATCACTGCTTAGCTGAAGGTTATGGAACCAAGAAAACAAGTAAACATGCAGCTGCCGATGAGGCTttgaaaattcttcaaaaaacaCAGCCCACTTACCCATCTGTCAAAAGTTCACAGTGCCATACAGGCTCTTCACCCAGAGGAtctggaaagaagaaagatataAAGGATCTTGTGGTTTACGAGAATTCTTCCAATCCCGTATGCACGCTGAACGACACAGCTCAGTTTAACCGAATGACAGTTGAGTATGTCTATGAAAGGATGACAGGCCTCCGCTGGAAATGCAAAGTGATTCTAGAGAGCGAAGTAATTGCAGAAGCAGTTGGGGTGAAGAAAACTGTCAAATATGAAGCTGCCGGGGAAGCTGTGAAAACCCTCAAAAAGACCCAGCCAACTGTTATTAACAACTTGAAGAAAGGAACTGTTGAAGATGTGATTTCAAGAAATGAAATTCAGGGCCGCTCAGCAGAGGAGGCTTATAAACAGCAAATCAGAGAAGATAACATCGGAAATCAGCTGCTGAGAAAGATGGGTTGGACGGGTGGTGGTTTAGGTAAATCTGGTGAGGGCATACGGGAGCCTATCTCAGTCAAAGAGCAGCATAAGCGGGAGGGGCTTGGTCTGGATGTAGAGAGGGTGAATAAAATTGCCAAGAGAGATATTGAACAGATCATCAGAAACTATGCCCGCTCTGAGAGCCACACAGATTTGACTTTTTCTAGAGAGCTGACTAATGACGAACGGAAGCAAATACATCAGATTGCTCAGAAGTATGGTCTTAAGAGTAAGTCTCATGGGGTGGGCCATGATAGGTACCTGGTGGTAGGTAGAAAAAGACGGAAGGAAGATCTACTAGATCAGCTCAAACAGGAAGGCCAAGTGGGCCATTACGAGCTTGTTATGCCTCAGGCCAATTGA